The Eremothecium cymbalariae DBVPG#7215 chromosome 1, complete sequence DNA segment GATGTGAACAGtctcaaaatcatcataaAGTGGTTTACAAACATGAAATTCTCTTCTAAATTGGTTCGAAACCTGCTTAGCTCTATATCTGAAAAGCATTTTGTTGGCTTGAAGGGTGCTTGCAGTAGTAAACACTTAGATCTGTCGTTActtcttttgtttcttgCCTTAATGGTTCTAgtttttttcaatattcttCGTGCAGAACCAATATcctaaaatatcaaattgcAAAATGAATCTTTTCAACCTCATCGACCAGCCTTTTCGAGTTTACATTGCCAAAATCGTACTTCTATTCATATTGAGATGTTCATCGCTTATCTAAGGGTACCTAGGTTGATTAGTAGGAGAGTTTTCTCTACTAGTCACCTCTGCCGAGTAAAACCGCAGTATGATGATGCTGAAATATTGGCTGAACAAGTGAACCATAGTGTATACAAAGCCAAACGTACTAGAATGGACTACAATTGGAATGCAAAGTCTCAAGCAGAGGTAGAAAAAGAACATGAAGATCGCATCGAGAAAATGCAAAAGCTTTCTGCTATTTTTCAGGGTATGCTGTTCCTTTTCGGTATCGGTACAGTCGGTACCTTATACTTACAATGGCCTCAAGTTAAAGGGTGGTGGCTGGCTAAAGATATTAGggttgatgatgatactATTGAAAGGCTAATAAGATTTAAAAGGAAGAAAGCTATTCTAGCTATCCCATCTTTACCAATAGATCAACCCACATCTGATGTTCCTGGGCTTTATTATTGGGGGTCTAGATTAGGAGACGGTAATAGTAACTTTCCTGTACGTGTTCCTTGGTTTGACAACAAACATTTAAGAAGTATTGCTTTAGCGGAAAGTGGATTGAACTTAGCCATCGATGAGAAAGGTGATCTCTATCGGTGGGATACAAATAGTTGTGAATTATATCTTCCAGATCAAAATCTCCTAGAAGTTCATATATCTAATGGTGCTGCTTATGCGCTAAATAAGCAGGGGGAAATTCTTATCGTTCCTTTATCTGATGAAAAACTACTCAAAAGACACATCTCGTGGCATAGATCTTTTGTGAAACCTTGGCGTAAGTACTGCTTTTACGACTGGAAACTAGATACTGCCTCTGTTTTCAAATCCAGAACCGAATCAAGAATTGAACAGTTTTCAGTTGGTATTGAGCATCTaatctttctttcaaatgGCGGTAAAGCATATGCATGTGCTACAGggattaaaacaaaaaagtcTGGTGTTTCAAAGGGCCAATTTGGTGTTCCAGAACTCTCTAGGTTTGACACCTTTCCAGAGTGTAATAAGGCATTTGAAATAGAGCTTCTAAATTCTACGGTAACTGATGATGGCAAATTGTGTTCAAGAACCATAGAACAGATAGCATGCGGTAGTTATCACACTTTAGCTCGCGATTCAGATGGCCACATATATTCATTTGGTATCAATACACATGGCCAGCTAGGTCTACCAATATCCTATGATTCAGAATATGTCCCATTCCCTAAAATGGTTGGAAACTTCAGAGCTCATTTTCCACAAAATCAATTTAAATGCGTAGACATACACTGCTGTGGCGATACGTCCTTTGTAGGCATTGTACCACAGACAGTAGCAGATAATTATGTTCAGAACCAAAATGGTAACATAGGTCCCGGCTATGAAAATGCTACTTacttttcttttggaaatGGTATTCAAGGTCAGTTGGGCAACGGCCATTTTAAGCACTCACTTCATGAACCTACGAAAATGAAAGTGATTAATGATACCAATGGTGATCAAGCACAGCAATCTAAGGGCTCACATGTCACTGAATGGTATTGTGGTGAGAGACATATTATGTGCAAATTAGAAAATGGTGAACTACTAGCCTGGGGCTGTAATGAAAACGGCCAGCTAGGAAATGGAAAAAGAGTAAGGTGGGCACGGCCAGGAAACATTCCCAAGTTACTCGAACCACGTGTTGATTACACGGAAGAGCCTAGTAAAACCTTGTTCAACCCGGAAAATAAACTGATATTATCGaaaaaccaacaaataGCACTTGGCCCGAACTCTTCATGTttatattggaaaattgACAAATGAATATGTTAGAGATAATTACATATGCGTAGAGTGGGGAGGATCGCTTATTATTATGCTCTTTTGGTTCAATACGGCAAATATGTAGAATCTCATCCCAAAAGTTTAAGTGCATAATAAAAGCCAACAAACATTAATATCAACGCTATCCAGAATATCATTTTGTCTTTAAATACATGCCTGCTAATCCGATCAATAGTTTCATTAGATACACCTAACACTTGTAATGTCGAGaccatttttctttgtgcCTGCTGTAGTATATGATTTTGTTCTATAATGTCCTCTAGAGATTCTTGTCCCATTTTTAAGATGGTATCTAGTTGGGAGTTAGTACGGGCGAATATGGAATGTTCCTTCTTAAGACCTTCATATAAAGGTAACCCCCCTGAAGAATGTATGGTGCTTCTTTGACTGTCCAATTGCATAGGCAATTGCTGCTGTGAGGGTACACTTCTTTTATTTGTAGTAGTAACACCTTCATCAAATGCAGCCCCCGTTGCATTATTGAATATCTGTTCCCTAGCAGAACTAGAATTGTATTGCTGCCGAAGTCTATGAAACAGTTCCTTACTCTCAGTAAGGGTATTTTCTAGGGATGATAATCTCGTTTGATACTTGATATGATCCTCTTTGTTATCGTCTTGTAAAACCGTTTCAAACTTGGCCAAATGATTTTTATATTGGTCGATAGACTTTTCTAAAGAAACCAACGCTGTCGCAATTGAACCTTGTAGTGATATTGGAGCAGTAAATAGTTCCCTCTCGAACTTTTCAAGATCTCTCTGAAGCAAATTTCTTTGTTTCACTGCATGATTGTAAAGAGCATTCTACCCATAAAATGTTAGTAAGAGTTCAACACAACGTGAAAAACAGATTAAGCAACTTACCATCTTCTATTAATGATGATCAAACCACGGATTATTAATATCGACAACACCTCACCTCGAGTTACCCCTTATAGAGGGAAAtctaaatatttatgaACATGCAAATTTACGTGGCTGGTACCCGGCTGTTGGGTTTTGCTGCTTGGCTCTTTTTTTTGTGCTGGCAGCTTTTTCATTCACGAAACAGAGGAAAGTCTTGATTGCATGAAATTAATTGAGGTAATATAGAGCATTGAACAGGAGAAGCGGTAGGAGAGTGCGAAGTACGTTTGTTGCTCCATATCGCTACTAGAGGAGGTGTCTTATTAACCACAGAACGATAGAACCGAGGCagatatatacattttGTGCCTGATTGCGAGTATAAGATATTACCCCCCATCCCCTTCCTCACTAGTAATAAAACGCCGAGTATTGAAATGACGCCTGCCACACCCCCAAGGTCGAGAAGTACAAGATATTCAAAGGAGCTTGATAAGAATGGATCACTTCTTAAAACTCCCCATAGGGGTGCGACAGAGGTTAGCCAATGTGGTGGTCCAATTACTCCAGGGTCGATAACCCGTAAGCCTGTGATGCTACTAGGGAATGCACTTGTTCCCGATCTTCGTTCTGAGCGTGTTATAACATCTCCTTCGAAGTGTTTAAAATCACCTGAATATACTCCCCGCAGGTCTCGCCACCGAAGGCGCTCAGGCATTCTTGATGCTGAATTGCCATCCACAAATCGTGTTTTGTTTCCGGTGAATTTGAAAGACAGTCTGATACCGTCGGGTAGGCTGGGTGGGAAAAAACCTTGTGCTTCTAAACTGCTATCATATGAGAATGGTGTCAAATCTACATCGCCTGAAGTTACGTCGTTACTGCTATCCCCAAAGAGGGCTGGCGTTTTTAGTTCCGGCATAGAGTGTGAAAACGACGGCGATTCTGAGGCACACGATCCTGATGAAACGTGCTGGGACAATACACATAAACGGAAATATGCGAAGCATACGCCTGGAACGCCTACCGATAAGCTGATATCATTTCAACTTGCTAAAGATTGGAATAACAATTCTGCATTTCTTTCCTCctctgaagaagaacacGAACCTATCAATgtcaaaaaaatcaagTTACCGAATCCATTTCTATCTGATGAATTTGCAAACTTTGCATTGAGGAGACAGCGGGGTAGGCAGCTTTTACTTGATAATCCCGATATTGAGTCAACTGTGACTCTCGTAAAtaagaaaggaaaagtCGTCGAGAAACGGGAATTAACGCCTGATGAATTAGATCGGTTTAAACCGAAAATGTTATTTTTAAAGGAGTTAGAGGATGAAAATGAGAAGCACATAGAAGAACAAGGCAAGTGTctgcaataataatagccATGTTTCCAGAGACTTTTTTTGGCGAATAACTATCTAAAcgtacatatatattggaCTAAATAATACAACTACTTGTTATCTTTCATTAGTTACATAGTGACTGATAATTATTGACTGTCGTTGTCTTTATTTGAATGAGTGGATTTGTTGCTCCTTGAGCCGTGGCCtttcaaatctttaaatatttgtttcttatAAGTCAACAAATCATAAAAGATTTTATAGCCTAAATCGTTACCATCCGGTAATTTTACTTGAATAATACAATTGGCAAATTCTTGTGAGATTCTAATGGCCAAATCATCAGCTAAGGCCTGGCTGGCTTCCAGTTCActcatctttaaaattttaattaaCCTGTAGAAATGGTTTGTGATGGCATCTAAAGTGGCTACCCGTGGTTTGGATAATGTACTCAAAGTATGAATAAGACCTTGTATTCTGTGCTTGTCAATAGTTTCCTGGCCATGAGAAGTCACCCCTTCATTAGGAACAGGAGGAAACTCTGAATATAAACTTTTCATAACATCATATATGTTATCAGAGATCAAGGGGGTGGGAAGCTCtaacaaatatatctttaacaAGCTGGCAACTAAACTTGGTTCGGCTTTGCAATCTTTGattatattaaatatttcttcttcgtttTTGAATGGCCTGTCATTAAGTAATTTTCGTAGCTGATGTGTGGACTGCAACTTTACCGGTACAGTCCATACAGTAGTTCtttcattatcattctCCATCTCCGGGTATATCTGATCCATATAGGATAGAAGAGTAGATACAATTATCGGAACCGTTTTTTTGTCCAGACGGCAACGAGACTCTAAATCAATACCAAACACCTGGTAGCCACCTGGATTGTAGTAATTATTGTAAGGAATAACTTTTGGTTGGAAAACTCCTGTACGGTACTTCTCAACGAGATTTAATATATCCGCACCAGGATCCATTGAATTTTCGCTGGCGATCATTCTTTCAACTGCTATTTTCATGGAGGAAATTTTGTTACCCAAGGTAGCACAAAAGTCCAAAGTAACCTTCTTAACGGCAACAAGTCTGTCATTTTCACATTTTTCCATGAAAGTGTAGTGATCAACAATTAACTCCTCGACTGAGCAACGCAAGGAGTCCATCTTCATACATTCATGACGGTACTTTGCATCTGCTATGTCCACATCATTGAATAGCTTTAGAAGCGTCCTCTGTTGTTCGGTTAGAAGTGGTGATTGTAAGTTACTAGATGGGCTTGAAGCATCATTATACTTGGTCATCTCTTGTGAAGGCTCCGAACTTGTGATTCTTGACGTAATATCATGGAAATAGGCGCTAAATCTACTTGGTTCATTAGATATTactgaattggaaaatcCCGACTCACTCGTATTATCACCACTAATATCTTCTAATTCTGTTCCCGGTTGTGAAACACGCGCAAACTCATACGCATAAGCCTTCCACTGGTATTGAAACTTTTTTGAGTTAATAAAGCTAGTCCCAACGCCATTGCAGTACTTTAAAAAACCTTTATTAAGTAGATCTTGGCCAAATGCCTCCGCCTGATCTAAATCTTTTAAAGACATATGTTGCAAGAGAAACTTTACAATTTCACTACCATTATTTGTATTTGGAATAATGTAATTAATCAATGGGACTTTATACTCTTGCTTTTCTAACTGTGTCAACAATGCATGAAGAATTTCTCTTGTAGATTTATAATCCAAACTAATTGAACCAAAAGTGCCAAATTCCTGAAATTCACGCTCCTTTGCTACAGTTTTATCATGTTCTTTTTGCAATTGAAGAGCTTCCATGGCACTTGCCAAATCATCCTCATTGAATTGCTctcttttgaaatcttcAAGAGCTCTACATTTGTTGAAGTACGTTTGCTCTAGCTTCTCCACATATTTCTTGgattttccaaatttagTTAAGCTTTTGTTTAGTATTTTCTCACTGTATTCAATCCTTTGTCGATGCTCCTCACTCCACTTACTAAAAGGAGTCAAAACGGTAGCCTCAATGTTCGAAGCAATCGTCAAATGATGGTTGCCCTCCTGAACCATTTGATCGATAATCTCATTTAAAGCATTACTGATAGTCGAC contains these protein-coding regions:
- the RGD2 gene encoding GTPase-activating protein RGD2 (similar to Ashbya gossypii ABR241C), which translates into the protein MPSFADSFWTDDSSTGVQTLFAQLHEGCNQNDLFIQLFASRMQYEVVYGRQLCNMRSGIDKFDAQKSTISNALNEIIDQMVQEGNHHLTIASNIEATVLTPFSKWSEEHRQRIEYSEKILNKSLTKFGKSKKYVEKLEQTYFNKCRALEDFKREQFNEDDLASAMEALQLQKEHDKTVAKEREFQEFGTFGSISLDYKSTREILHALLTQLEKQEYKVPLINYIIPNTNNGSEIVKFLLQHMSLKDLDQAEAFGQDLLNKGFLKYCNGVGTSFINSKKFQYQWKAYAYEFARVSQPGTELEDISGDNTSESGFSNSVISNEPSRFSAYFHDITSRITSSEPSQEMTKYNDASSPSSNLQSPLLTEQQRTLLKLFNDVDIADAKYRHECMKMDSLRCSVEELIVDHYTFMEKCENDRLVAVKKVTLDFCATLGNKISSMKIAVERMIASENSMDPGADILNLVEKYRTGVFQPKVIPYNNYYNPGGYQVFGIDLESRCRLDKKTVPIIVSTLLSYMDQIYPEMENDNERTTVWTVPVKLQSTHQLRKLLNDRPFKNEEEIFNIIKDCKAEPSLVASLLKIYLLELPTPLISDNIYDVMKSLYSEFPPVPNEGVTSHGQETIDKHRIQGLIHTLSTLSKPRVATLDAITNHFYRLIKILKMSELEASQALADDLAIRISQEFANCIIQVKLPDGNDLGYKIFYDLLTYKKQIFKDLKGHGSRSNKSTHSNKDNDSQ
- the BOS1 gene encoding Bos1p (similar to Ashbya gossypii ABR239C 1-intron), producing MNALYNHAVKQRNLLQRDLEKFERELFTAPISLQGSIATALVSLEKSIDQYKNHLAKFETVLQDDNKEDHIKYQTRLSSLENTLTESKELFHRLRQQYNSSSAREQIFNNATGAAFDEGVTTTNKRSVPSQQQLPMQLDSQRSTIHSSGGLPLYEGLKKEHSIFARTNSQLDTILKMGQESLEDIIEQNHILQQAQRKMVSTLQVLGVSNETIDRISRHVFKDKMIFWIALILMFVGFYYALKLLG
- the SIC1 gene encoding cyclin-dependent protein serine/threonine kinase inhibiting protein SIC1 (similar to Ashbya gossypii ABR240W) produces the protein MTPATPPRSRSTRYSKELDKNGSLLKTPHRGATEVSQCGGPITPGSITRKPVMLLGNALVPDLRSERVITSPSKCLKSPEYTPRRSRHRRRSGILDAELPSTNRVLFPVNLKDSLIPSGRLGGKKPCASKLLSYENGVKSTSPEVTSLLLSPKRAGVFSSGIECENDGDSEAHDPDETCWDNTHKRKYAKHTPGTPTDKLISFQLAKDWNNNSAFLSSSEEEHEPINVKKIKLPNPFLSDEFANFALRRQRGRQLLLDNPDIESTVTLVNKKGKVVEKRELTPDELDRFKPKMLFLKELEDENEKHIEEQGKCLQ
- the FMP25 gene encoding Fmp25p (similar to Ashbya gossypii ABR238W): MFIAYLRVPRLISRRVFSTSHLCRVKPQYDDAEILAEQVNHSVYKAKRTRMDYNWNAKSQAEVEKEHEDRIEKMQKLSAIFQGMLFLFGIGTVGTLYLQWPQVKGWWLAKDIRVDDDTIERLIRFKRKKAILAIPSLPIDQPTSDVPGLYYWGSRLGDGNSNFPVRVPWFDNKHLRSIALAESGLNLAIDEKGDLYRWDTNSCELYLPDQNLLEVHISNGAAYALNKQGEILIVPLSDEKLLKRHISWHRSFVKPWRKYCFYDWKLDTASVFKSRTESRIEQFSVGIEHLIFLSNGGKAYACATGIKTKKSGVSKGQFGVPELSRFDTFPECNKAFEIELLNSTVTDDGKLCSRTIEQIACGSYHTLARDSDGHIYSFGINTHGQLGLPISYDSEYVPFPKMVGNFRAHFPQNQFKCVDIHCCGDTSFVGIVPQTVADNYVQNQNGNIGPGYENATYFSFGNGIQGQLGNGHFKHSLHEPTKMKVINDTNGDQAQQSKGSHVTEWYCGERHIMCKLENGELLAWGCNENGQLGNGKRVRWARPGNIPKLLEPRVDYTEEPSKTLFNPENKLILSKNQQIALGPNSSCLYWKIDK